DNA sequence from the Brachybacterium sp. P6-10-X1 genome:
GGGAGCGGACTGCTCCGCCGCCGCGAAGCACTTCCCCGGCCACGGCGACACCGCCACCGACTCCCACGTCGGCCTGCCGGTCATCGACCACACCCGTGCCGAGCTCGACGAGATCGACCTGCCCCCGTTCCGCGCCGCGATCGAGGAGGGCATCGACGCGATCATGACCGGCCATATCGTGGTCCCCGCGCTCGACGACTCGGGTCGGCCCGCGACCCTCTCGCAGCCGATCCTGACCGGTCTGCTGCGCGAGGAGCTCGGCTTCGACGGGGTGGTCGTCACCGACTCCCTGGCGATGGAGGGTGTGCGCACCATGTTCGGCGACGACCGGGTGCCGGTCGAGGCGATCCTCGCCGGCGCCGACCAGATGCTCATGCCGCCGGACCTGACGGTCGCGATCGGCGGGGTGCGCGACGCGGTGGCCGACGGGGAGATCACCGAGGGCCGGCTCGATCGGTCGGTGCGCCGGATCCTCGCCCAGAAGCTGCGCCGCGGGCTGTTCGAGGACGCCCAGGTCGACGTCGCCGCGGCGCCCGGGGCGATCGGCACGAGCCGCTCCGTGACGGCCGCGCAATCCATCGCCGACGACTCGATCACCCTGATCGCCGACGACGACGGCCTCCTGCCCCTCCCCGCCGGAGCGCATGTGATGGTCACCGGCGTGGGCACGGCGGAGGAGCTGAGGGTCGCGGTCGGGGAGCTGCGCGAGCACGGCCTCGAGGCGAACGCCCTGGTGATGCCGGACCTCGACCGCGCGGCGATCGCGCAGGCCACGACCGCTGCCCGGGGGGTCGACGCGGTGCTCGTGTTCACCTCGTCCTCGGGGTTCACCACTCCCGCGGCCCAGGTGGCCATGGTCGCGGACCTCGTCGCGGGCGGCACCCCGGTCGTGCACGCCTC
Encoded proteins:
- a CDS encoding glycoside hydrolase family 3 protein; this translates as MTTPTPESPDALARTLLSRRALGAAALAGGALTLPAAARADGGGREARIEQLLSGMSIEQKIGQLFVAVGYGATADAPNPSNTSTTGVDTIAQIVRTHHVGGLIYFVWSDNLQDVEQVATLSNDVQAAALDSSGIPLMISTDEERGVVTRLPDPATALPGAMALGATGARAHARRAGEIVGAELRASGLAQAFAPVADVNIEARNPVIGVRSLGADPDAVARLVVAQVKGLQGADCSAAAKHFPGHGDTATDSHVGLPVIDHTRAELDEIDLPPFRAAIEEGIDAIMTGHIVVPALDDSGRPATLSQPILTGLLREELGFDGVVVTDSLAMEGVRTMFGDDRVPVEAILAGADQMLMPPDLTVAIGGVRDAVADGEITEGRLDRSVRRILAQKLRRGLFEDAQVDVAAAPGAIGTSRSVTAAQSIADDSITLIADDDGLLPLPAGAHVMVTGVGTAEELRVAVGELREHGLEANALVMPDLDRAAIAQATTAARGVDAVLVFTSSSGFTTPAAQVAMVADLVAGGTPVVHASLRNPYDVVHVGEVAASLAAYGDADWSLRAVAGVVAGAVRLRGRLPVAIPTADGTGEAFPIGHGLR